The genomic DNA AGTCAAAACACAGAGGATAAAAAAGATGAAGACCCGTTCTTCAAAAAACACAGCACACTCCTCTACTCCATTCTTTTAATTGCCTTCGGTTTTACATCCATAGCTGTCAATGGCAGCGATAATATTTTAACGCCGCTGTTGTTTATCGCGTCCATGCTGATCGGCGGCAGCAATATGCTGAAAACAGGATTAATCAATTTAACGAAACTGGATTTTGATATGAGAACGCTGATGACTGTTGCGGTTATCGGTGGTGTCTTAATCGGCGAATGGGCGGAAGTTGCGATTGTTGTCGTGTTATTCGCTATCAGTGAAGCACTCGAACGTTTTTCGATGGAACGTGCCAGAAAATCCATCAGTTCATTAATGGATATTGTGCCGAAAGAAGCACTGATCAGAAGAAACGGCTTTGAGCAATTAATTCATGTCGACGACATCCAGGTTAATGACATTATGATTGTAAAACCGGGTCAGAAGATTGCGATGGACGGAATCATTACATCCGGGCACTCTTCAGTAAATCAGGCCGCCATTACAGGTGAATCACTGCCTGTAGAAAAATCGAATAACGATGAAGTGTTCGCAGGAACACTAAACGAAGAAGGTTTTCTTGAGGTTAAAATTACGAAACTCATCGAAGACACGACGATTTCAAAAATCATCCATCTGGTGGAAGAAGCACAGGGAGAACGCGCACCGGCTCAGGCCTTTGTCGATAAGTTCGCGAAGTACTATACACCGGCTATAATGGTCATTGCACTATTGGTTGCGATTGTTCCCCCGCTGTTCTTTAATGCAGAATGGTCGACCTGGGTGTATCAGGGACTGGCGGTACTTGTTGTCGGCTGTCCATGTGCATTAGTAATTTCCACACCGATATCCATTGTCTCGGCGATTGGTAATGCGGCAAAACACGGGGTTTTAATTAAAGGCGGTATTCATCTTGAAGAAATGGGCAGCTTAAAAGCCATCGCATTTGATAAGACAGGTACGCTGACTAAGGGAGTCCCTGTATTAACGGACTACGAAATCTTAAACAGCGAAACAAACAAAACTGAACTGATGTCAATCATCGGCGCACTGGAAAACCGTTCGCAGCATCCCCTTGCTTCAGCAATTATAAAGAAAGCCGACCACATGAATGCGGATTATACTAATATAGTAATCCATAACTTCTCTTCCATTACAGGACGAGGCATTCAGGGTGATATTAATAACGAAACATATTACATCGGCAGCCCGGCTTTATTTACGAAATTAAATACAGCGAACTTCACGACAGACGTTCAGGACAAAGTAACAGCACTTCAGGAACAGGGTAAAACGGTCATGCTTGCAGGTACAAACAGTAAAGTACTCGCACTGATTGCAGTGGCGGATGAAGTTCGCGCGACGAGTAAACGGGTGATTCAGAAACTGCATGAAGCAGGCATCGATAAGACTGTCATGCTGACGGGTGATAACTACAGTACAGCGAAAGCAATATCAGAGCATGTAGGTGTAACGGATGTTCAGTCAGAGCTTATGCCGGAAGATAAATTGAATGTCATTAATAAACTTAAAAAACAGTATAAACATGTGGGTATGGTTGGCGACGGTGTGAACGATGCGCCTGCTTTAGCCGCTTCAACGGTTGGTATTGCGATGGGCGGTGCCGGTACAGATACTGCTCTGGAAACCGCAGATGTTGCTTTAATGGGAGACGATTTGCGTAAGCTGCCTTTCACTGTGAAGCTGAGCAGGAAGACACTCAATATTATTAAAGCGAATATTACGTTCGCCATTGCGATTAAAGTTCTTGCCCTCTTCTTAGTTATCCCGGGATGGCTGACACTGTGGATTGCGATATTATCCGATATGGGCGCAACGATATTAGTAGCATTGAACAGTCTGAGACTGATGAAAGTGAAAGACGAAGAAATTGAATAGATTATAAACAAAAAAGACGCTGTCAGAAAAATCCGGCAGTGTCTTTCTATGAAATTGATTACAAATATTTTTATTATTCATTAACCTTGTGTTGTATTGGGTATATAGTAAGTATTAAAAAAAATTAAGGGGGACTTTTAATGAGTTTAAAGAAATTGTTAATGGCCGGCGGTCTTTCCATGGTACTTATTCTCGGTGCCTGCGGCAACGGCGGAGAAGATGGTTCGGATGAAACTGCAACAGAAGAAGGCAGCAGCGCTTCAAGTGGTGATGTCGATGCTGAAGGCATCGCACAGAGCTCGTGTGCATCATGTCACGGTTCAGACTTCTCAGGCGGTATGGGTCCGGCACTTGCGGGTATGAGTCTCAGTGAGGATGAGTTCAGTGAAATCGTGAGAAACGGTCAAGGACAGATGCCTGCTTTCAGCGAAGATCAAATCAACGATGAAGAGCTTTCTGCACTTCACACTTACTTCAGCGAACAGTAAGAAGAAAAAACGCCCTGTGATAAGCTCCCCTAAAACAAACTACTTTAAGGGGAGCTTTCTCTTGAAATCTGAGATTGATGAAATTTAATAGAACGTAAAATATAAAAAAGTCGCTGTCAGGATAATCCGGCAGCGACTTTTTCTATACAATATTCACTTTAAATTCTTTACCGGCACACTGGGAAATACGACTCAGCATCTGCCGGAGTAAACCATGCTGTTTTTAAACACACCACTTTAATTTCAATATATTACTGATCAGTATTATTTGTTGTTTTTTTAGGATAAACGATTTCTCCATCGTCTTCTATAATCGGCATGGCACCCCATTGCCCCAACTGATGCGGTACTATTTCTATTTCATCTTTATTATTCACTATTATATGATCTACATTTATATTGTGTGCAGCTAACCAGTTACTAATAAGCAAACGATGACATCTGGAGGGATGGCGTTCAGCACATAAAATAACAACTGTATTTTCTTTTGAATCTTCAATCAGCGAGTTAATTCCCTGTTTGAACTCATCAGTGAGCGTATAATCTGCGTAATTATGAAATGATTGATTTCTCCAGCCTTCATTTAAATTTTCGCCTACAGTACCTGACCGTTTCCTTCGTCCACCGAGCAACTTATTATGAGAGTATTTTATCTTCTTATCTTCTAACCACTTTTGAAATGATTCTTGATTATATTGCGGATGACTTTTACTGTTAGGAAATGCCCGCACATCAGTCACCAGTGTGACATCTGCTTTTTGCAGCATTTCCAAAAATTTATCGAGTGAGTAATCATAATGACCTGCAGTATAAATACGCATAGAATCGCTGCCTCCCATAGTTTTAAATTTACGAAATAAAATCTATTTCTTTTTATTGATACCCCGGTTAAAGTAAGTGTATCATCCGAAAAAATTTGTTTTTTAATAAAGTGTCCAGAAAAGAGGAAACATAATGCGTTCAGAAAAAGATTTTGCAGATGCTTTCTCTCTGCGTTCGATAATTTCTCTGTTAACTTTAGTAGTATTCATAGGCATATTGATATGGTTGAGTTTCAATGTCAATATCCCCGAGCCTGAAGTGCTAAGAGAGATGATTCAAAGCTATGGCTGGGCAGGCTGGCTGGTTTTTATCGGCATCACAGCCCTGGTTGCTATTACTCCGATTCCTGTCACCATCCCGGCCCTGGTAGCAGGTTCTCTATACGGTGTCATAGCCGGCAGCTTATTTTCCTTTACAGGCATATTGATTGGCTCCTGGATTGGCTACTGGCTAGCCAGACTTACCGGTCAGGAGCTGACATTCAAACTCCTTGGCCGACATGGACCCACGGTTAAAAAGTATTTGGGTAACGCAGGTTTCTTAGCCATGTGTACAGCAAGACTGATGCCCGGTTTGCCATATTGGCCGGTCAATTACGGTGCAGGTGCCTTAGGTGTCAGTCAGTATGCTTTTTTATCAGCAACTTTTATTGCTTCCATCCCGGGACAAATTTCACTTGTCGCCCTTGGTGCCTTCGCAGTCAATCAGTCTCTCTTTAACGGCATCATCCTGGTGACTGCCTGGATGACGGTGCTCCTATCCACCTGGATATCCTACCGTTATTGGCGCAATACACGTAAGGAGAGTAAATAACTGCTTCTGCGTCTCATTAAAGAGTATAACCTCTGAAAAAACCGTTATTAAAGTTGCTAGATTATTGAAAAAGGGTTCAGTGTTCGAGATGATCATCTCAAACACTGAACCCTTTATCTATCAATATTCTTAAGTTAATGACATTGTCATTTTAATCGAATTTTATTTTAAAGCTGCACCCTGCCAGAGCAAATTGCTTTGACAAGGAGACTTTATTTTTAATCCTCTAATCTCTGTTCGTCTTTATGATATTTAATTATTCCTTCAGCACAACGATACGCTATGGCACCGACTGTTCCTGTCGGGTTATTCCCTGAGTTGTGTACAAATGTACTCGAACCTGCAACAAACAAATTGTCACGGTCCCAGTGTTGTAACCAGGTATTCACTACACTATTCTCAGGGTCTGTACCCATTGGTGTACCACCGGAAATATTTGTTGACTGGTAAGGCACAATATCATATGCGCCAATATCATCATTATCTACGTCTATATGTTTCGCACCCATCTTCTCTACAATTTCTTTACATCTCTCTGCCAGATATTTATTTCTTTCATTGTCCTGCTCTGTCCAATTATATGTGAGCATGACTTGTGAATTTCCAAATTTATCCTTGTATGTATCATCTAAGTCCAGGTAATGATCTTTATGCGGGCCGGTATGCGCCATCGAATAAACTTCTAATGTTCTTGTAAAGTTCTTAATGGATTCTTCTTTGAATTCTTCTCCCCATTCAGGCGTATCTTTACGAATTGTGTTCGATAAGATAGGACGAGCGCCTGTTTGAGTAAAGTGGATTGATCCTCCGTGAATAAAATCAAGATCCTCATGATCAAAATTATCACCGTTAAAATCATCCAGAATCATACCGAGTGCACCTGCACCCATAAATGTGTTGAACTGTTCGTCAAAGAAACCGGTAGCACCTGAACCAGTCTGGTAACAGTAATTACTTCCGAGTGTGCCTTTTTCTGTTTCCGGATCATATTGTTCCCCAATATCTGAAACTCTGAGCAGCTTATAGTTATTAAATAAGAAACTCGTCAGTACAACAACATCCGCCGGCTGGAAAAATTCCTCTCCCGTTACAGTGTCGATGAACTTTACACCGGTTACTTTTTTATCATCATTTTTATCAGTAACAATTTCAGTAACGTTTGAATGATAACGTATATCATAGTTTCCGGTTTTTTCCGCTGTTTTTAATACTGTCACATCAGGTGTTGCTTTTGCATCATACTCACATGCAAAGCGTTCACAGAATGCACAGTATTGACATTGGTTTAAAACCTCGCCATCAGGGTTCTCATAACTCTGTGACATGTTGGCAGACGGCATCATAATGGGATGCAGATTCAGTTCTTTCGCCGCTTTTTCAAACAGTCTTAAAGATTTAGTTTTAAGCATTGGCGGGTTTGGATAAGGACTGGAGCGCTCCTCACCAAGCGGGTTTTCTTCACCGCTGACTCCGGCAGTTTTTTCAAATTTATCATAATATTTTTCCATCTCATCAAATGTGACACCCCAGTCACGATAGCGAAGACCGGAATCTTCT from Jeotgalicoccus saudimassiliensis includes the following:
- a CDS encoding heavy metal translocating P-type ATPase codes for the protein MSEADKTVYRVQGFSCANCAGKFESNVQKLPAVHDAKVNFGASKISVYGTATIDELEQAGAFENLKVTPETKIGGTSQNTEDKKDEDPFFKKHSTLLYSILLIAFGFTSIAVNGSDNILTPLLFIASMLIGGSNMLKTGLINLTKLDFDMRTLMTVAVIGGVLIGEWAEVAIVVVLFAISEALERFSMERARKSISSLMDIVPKEALIRRNGFEQLIHVDDIQVNDIMIVKPGQKIAMDGIITSGHSSVNQAAITGESLPVEKSNNDEVFAGTLNEEGFLEVKITKLIEDTTISKIIHLVEEAQGERAPAQAFVDKFAKYYTPAIMVIALLVAIVPPLFFNAEWSTWVYQGLAVLVVGCPCALVISTPISIVSAIGNAAKHGVLIKGGIHLEEMGSLKAIAFDKTGTLTKGVPVLTDYEILNSETNKTELMSIIGALENRSQHPLASAIIKKADHMNADYTNIVIHNFSSITGRGIQGDINNETYYIGSPALFTKLNTANFTTDVQDKVTALQEQGKTVMLAGTNSKVLALIAVADEVRATSKRVIQKLHEAGIDKTVMLTGDNYSTAKAISEHVGVTDVQSELMPEDKLNVINKLKKQYKHVGMVGDGVNDAPALAASTVGIAMGGAGTDTALETADVALMGDDLRKLPFTVKLSRKTLNIIKANITFAIAIKVLALFLVIPGWLTLWIAILSDMGATILVALNSLRLMKVKDEEIE
- a CDS encoding c-type cytochrome; the protein is MSLKKLLMAGGLSMVLILGACGNGGEDGSDETATEEGSSASSGDVDAEGIAQSSCASCHGSDFSGGMGPALAGMSLSEDEFSEIVRNGQGQMPAFSEDQINDEELSALHTYFSEQ
- a CDS encoding DUF488 domain-containing protein — its product is MRIYTAGHYDYSLDKFLEMLQKADVTLVTDVRAFPNSKSHPQYNQESFQKWLEDKKIKYSHNKLLGGRRKRSGTVGENLNEGWRNQSFHNYADYTLTDEFKQGINSLIEDSKENTVVILCAERHPSRCHRLLISNWLAAHNINVDHIIVNNKDEIEIVPHQLGQWGAMPIIEDDGEIVYPKKTTNNTDQ
- a CDS encoding TVP38/TMEM64 family protein, with the translated sequence MRSEKDFADAFSLRSIISLLTLVVFIGILIWLSFNVNIPEPEVLREMIQSYGWAGWLVFIGITALVAITPIPVTIPALVAGSLYGVIAGSLFSFTGILIGSWIGYWLARLTGQELTFKLLGRHGPTVKKYLGNAGFLAMCTARLMPGLPYWPVNYGAGALGVSQYAFLSATFIASIPGQISLVALGAFAVNQSLFNGIILVTAWMTVLLSTWISYRYWRNTRKESK
- a CDS encoding GMC family oxidoreductase produces the protein MVKELEKVDVVTVGAGWTGGIVAAETAKEGLRVKSLERGGYRDTTDYQHIHDELKYAQRYELMQDTSVETLTFRNNRDERALPVRRLGSFLPGSGRGGAGTHWNGQTDRYMPYDFEIKSMTEEKYGEEKLGEDSGLRYRDWGVTFDEMEKYYDKFEKTAGVSGEENPLGEERSSPYPNPPMLKTKSLRLFEKAAKELNLHPIMMPSANMSQSYENPDGEVLNQCQYCAFCERFACEYDAKATPDVTVLKTAEKTGNYDIRYHSNVTEIVTDKNDDKKVTGVKFIDTVTGEEFFQPADVVVLTSFLFNNYKLLRVSDIGEQYDPETEKGTLGSNYCYQTGSGATGFFDEQFNTFMGAGALGMILDDFNGDNFDHEDLDFIHGGSIHFTQTGARPILSNTIRKDTPEWGEEFKEESIKNFTRTLEVYSMAHTGPHKDHYLDLDDTYKDKFGNSQVMLTYNWTEQDNERNKYLAERCKEIVEKMGAKHIDVDNDDIGAYDIVPYQSTNISGGTPMGTDPENSVVNTWLQHWDRDNLFVAGSSTFVHNSGNNPTGTVGAIAYRCAEGIIKYHKDEQRLED